The proteins below are encoded in one region of Myxococcales bacterium:
- a CDS encoding tetratricopeptide repeat protein, which yields MMKLSSLLLLALSLLYSACGGSAANASASANTNGDTSTSGGENPDGGGSGLITNDESGAPWRSGTVDGTESVSEMGEALPERKAMNSGAASAFTRGLGEMQNGNDSAAAASFSSALEKDSGAYQAAYLLGVRSDRNGDSNRAMSYYMQALRIQPDYELAAQGVMAIYLRRGDNSAAIAFAQPLATKYKRNLRLQAVYGNGLVYANRLDEAEVVAREALRKDERYVPAMLVLVRSSINRGRTELAESILDQALSIAPNNAEALF from the coding sequence ATGATGAAACTTAGTTCTCTGTTATTGCTCGCTTTGAGTTTGCTTTATTCGGCATGCGGCGGTTCTGCTGCAAACGCTTCGGCTTCTGCAAATACCAATGGCGATACCTCAACGTCAGGTGGTGAAAACCCAGACGGCGGAGGCAGCGGTCTCATTACTAACGACGAGAGCGGTGCTCCTTGGCGTTCAGGTACCGTGGACGGTACCGAAAGCGTATCGGAAATGGGTGAGGCCCTTCCTGAACGCAAGGCCATGAACTCAGGAGCTGCCTCGGCTTTTACTCGTGGCCTTGGTGAGATGCAAAACGGCAACGATAGCGCTGCTGCGGCATCTTTTTCGAGTGCGCTCGAAAAAGATTCAGGGGCCTACCAAGCAGCCTATTTGCTTGGTGTGCGTTCGGACCGGAACGGCGATAGCAATCGGGCCATGAGCTATTACATGCAAGCCTTACGCATTCAACCGGACTATGAACTTGCGGCTCAGGGCGTCATGGCTATTTATCTGCGTCGGGGCGATAATTCGGCAGCCATTGCTTTTGCCCAGCCCCTGGCTACGAAATACAAGCGCAACCTGCGTCTGCAAGCGGTCTACGGCAATGGTCTCGTGTATGCAAATCGCCTCGATGAAGCCGAAGTGGTTGCGCGGGAAGCGTTACGTAAAGATGAGCGCTACGTTCCGGCGATGCTTGTGCTCGTTCGCTCAAGCATCAACCGGGGACGCACTGAGCTTGCCGAATCGATTCTCGATCAAGCCTTGTCGATCGCGCCGAACAATGCCGAAGCGCTATTTTGA
- a CDS encoding lamin tail domain-containing protein, translating into MKQLCPILCLCAATNGCVSTDGFGDTDSGKSETAQPTIQSWPAAAATNVAPNLSLLAVQAVDYAELESSFALALIDRETKEQWPLLARKTSCQAIGWQTGYCIAAKPAEPLKKEHAYEIQLIPKTLAKVSGSSLWTSAFTTGSQNDATAPTLQQPDCMLDEAALLGACLLRQDTRLSLRTKSSEATRLWLKTGEVTQTAIANNDAATLVLEKLEPNTAIMATLFAADAADNLSFQRLELRTSERLASVTISRVMANPSTAEPTQEFVELYNFGNESIDIAGFSLTDDPYEAGDTLSEGPMLSPGARVLITPRSFQSSAAAIPIPTGIPLFRVDESVARGGLKNSGETLYLRDRQGQRLSATPAVEHPKQDGCLVRSTADTRSEATQYFYPRPEFPCRPGKAPDNSQ; encoded by the coding sequence ATGAAACAGTTGTGTCCAATACTATGCCTATGTGCCGCCACGAATGGCTGCGTCTCGACGGATGGTTTTGGAGATACAGATTCCGGAAAATCCGAGACAGCACAACCCACGATACAAAGCTGGCCAGCGGCAGCCGCTACCAACGTCGCTCCGAACTTATCCCTTCTCGCTGTCCAAGCCGTCGACTATGCCGAACTCGAAAGCAGTTTTGCTCTTGCCCTTATCGACCGTGAGACAAAGGAGCAATGGCCACTGCTAGCACGCAAAACTTCCTGCCAAGCCATAGGCTGGCAAACGGGCTATTGCATCGCGGCAAAACCAGCTGAGCCACTAAAAAAAGAACACGCTTACGAAATCCAGCTCATACCAAAGACACTTGCTAAGGTAAGTGGATCAAGTCTGTGGACCAGCGCCTTCACCACCGGATCACAAAACGACGCCACCGCACCCACGCTACAGCAGCCGGATTGCATGTTGGATGAAGCAGCTCTTTTGGGAGCATGTCTTCTAAGACAGGATACTCGACTGAGCCTAAGAACAAAAAGCAGTGAAGCTACGCGTTTGTGGCTCAAAACCGGAGAAGTGACGCAAACGGCTATTGCTAACAACGACGCAGCCACACTTGTTCTTGAAAAACTGGAGCCGAACACGGCGATCATGGCCACCCTGTTTGCCGCGGACGCTGCGGACAACCTCAGCTTCCAAAGGTTGGAACTACGCACCTCAGAGCGCCTTGCTTCCGTCACGATCAGTCGTGTCATGGCCAACCCAAGCACCGCTGAACCGACGCAGGAATTCGTGGAGCTTTACAACTTTGGCAATGAAAGCATCGATATCGCAGGCTTTTCGCTCACCGACGACCCCTATGAGGCCGGGGATACTCTTTCTGAAGGCCCAATGCTCAGCCCAGGCGCACGCGTGCTTATCACACCCCGAAGCTTTCAGAGCTCCGCCGCTGCAATACCGATACCAACCGGCATACCGCTTTTTCGAGTCGATGAAAGCGTCGCTCGGGGCGGCCTAAAAAACAGTGGCGAGACGCTCTACTTACGCGATAGGCAAGGCCAGCGTTTGTCCGCCACACCTGCCGTCGAGCATCCCAAGCAAGACGGCTGCTTGGTAAGAAGTACCGCGGATACGCGCAGCGAAGCTACTCAGTATTTTTATCCGAGGCCTGAATTTCCATGTCGGCCAGGCAAGGCGCCCGACAACTCTCAATAG
- a CDS encoding beta-lactamase family protein, translated as MASSFQDRIKSEASRLLQAGVTGNAFPGAVASIGWREGDELVFAEASAGKLSSELGAVSTSAFYDLASLTKPFVAMAVLRLVEANKISLETRADRMLPDVRGGVGGEATLEQLLSHRAKLSSWGGLFLDVPHDVGSPAARRWILSEASRRRHEGPETVVYSDLGYLIGGEAVARHVGKSLDIVVKEEITDPIGISSDVFFPAALTPDKRAQIVSNSAPTEWCEWRGRMIRGEVHDENSAAFGGVAGHAGLFGTARGVARFGRAILESLAGRGDFLSKESIEGSLADRGDGNTYRFGWEMKSAQGSSAGKRMSAQSFGHLGFTGTSLWCDPNNDVVVALLSNRVHPSRANEKIKGFRPAFHDGMLAVLNKS; from the coding sequence ATGGCGTCAAGTTTTCAAGATCGCATAAAATCCGAAGCAAGCCGGCTGTTGCAGGCTGGCGTCACCGGAAATGCGTTCCCAGGAGCGGTTGCCAGCATTGGGTGGCGCGAGGGTGACGAGCTGGTTTTTGCCGAGGCATCGGCGGGAAAGCTCTCTTCTGAGCTGGGGGCAGTGTCGACTTCGGCTTTTTACGACCTTGCATCTCTGACCAAACCTTTTGTGGCCATGGCCGTGCTTCGGCTGGTTGAGGCCAACAAGATTTCGCTCGAAACGCGCGCCGATCGCATGCTTCCAGATGTACGTGGCGGGGTAGGTGGCGAGGCGACGCTGGAGCAACTACTTAGTCATCGAGCCAAGTTGTCCAGTTGGGGCGGGCTTTTCTTAGACGTTCCTCACGATGTTGGAAGCCCTGCAGCGCGACGCTGGATATTGAGCGAAGCGTCACGAAGACGCCATGAAGGGCCGGAAACTGTTGTGTACAGCGACCTTGGCTATCTCATCGGTGGTGAAGCCGTTGCCCGACATGTTGGGAAAAGCTTGGATATCGTGGTCAAAGAAGAGATTACCGATCCGATCGGCATTAGCTCAGATGTGTTTTTTCCAGCAGCACTTACACCGGATAAACGTGCCCAAATCGTAAGCAATTCAGCGCCCACCGAATGGTGTGAGTGGCGAGGCCGCATGATTCGCGGTGAAGTGCATGATGAAAACAGCGCTGCTTTTGGTGGCGTAGCCGGTCATGCTGGTTTATTTGGCACAGCTCGTGGGGTTGCGCGTTTTGGTCGAGCTATCCTTGAATCGCTAGCCGGTCGTGGCGATTTCTTGTCGAAAGAATCCATTGAGGGCTCCCTAGCCGATCGTGGTGATGGTAACACCTACCGTTTTGGTTGGGAAATGAAGTCCGCGCAAGGCAGCTCCGCAGGCAAACGTATGTCTGCTCAAAGCTTTGGGCATCTTGGTTTCACGGGAACCTCCTTGTGGTGCGACCCGAATAACGACGTGGTTGTTGCTTTATTGAGCAACCGAGTGCATCCGTCTCGCGCCAACGAAAAGATAAAAGGCTTTAGGCCCGCTTTTCACGATGGCATGCTGGCCGTTCTGAACAAGAGCTAG
- a CDS encoding acetoacetate--CoA ligase: protein MPLWSPTEAQIAQAKITQFASFAGKRFSRHFDDYESLHRWSTEYPEEFWAAVYDYCGIIDHKRGSSTVSNANAMPGARWFEGTQLNFAENLLRRKDDDTAIIFVSEQDWEELWSYRKLYDEVSRIEQAMAHMGLAAGDVVVGWLPNLPQTLALALAASARGIVWASCSTDFGVNAVLDRFSQLEPKLLFVADHYSYQGKRFSCEQQSVAISEAIPSLLKTIIVPYPSNNQPSPTRIPEALDYDQWTQAFAPRTIDFQTLPFDHPLYVLFSSGTTGKPKGIIHGAGGTLIQHLKEHQFHTNITRDTRVFYFTTCGWMMWNWLISALASEACIILYDGSPVYPRTSRLFDLIDRHRINVFGVSAKYLDMLKKQDLSPRQSHTLSSLETVLSTGSPLSAEGFDFVYSQVKESVQLSSISGGTDIVSCFVLGNPALPVYRGEIQCKGLGMDVAVFSESGEAVVAETGELVCRKAFPSMPLGFWNDPEQTRYKEAYFSKFEGIWHHGDFAEISEHQGIIIHGRSDTTLNPGGVRIGTAEIYRQVEQLDEISEAVVIGHKHAGDERIVLFVRLRPGLQLDRALCENIKSIVRNGASPRHVPQFILQVTDIPRTKSGKISEMAVRAAAHGQSLKNLHALANPEALEHPRTGLNLNPRARESLNFGRLTAFVVLEYTCSCPAPTALRSSRCAAPLCN from the coding sequence ATGCCTTTATGGTCACCGACAGAGGCGCAAATAGCACAGGCAAAGATTACTCAGTTTGCATCGTTTGCGGGAAAACGTTTTTCGCGCCATTTCGATGACTACGAATCCTTGCATCGCTGGTCTACGGAATATCCGGAAGAGTTTTGGGCCGCGGTCTATGACTATTGCGGAATCATCGATCATAAACGAGGCTCGAGTACTGTATCGAACGCAAACGCAATGCCAGGAGCACGCTGGTTTGAAGGAACTCAGCTCAACTTCGCCGAAAACCTACTACGTCGCAAAGACGATGATACCGCAATTATCTTCGTAAGCGAACAGGACTGGGAAGAGCTCTGGTCGTATCGAAAATTGTATGACGAGGTTTCCCGTATTGAACAGGCCATGGCTCACATGGGTCTCGCTGCAGGAGACGTAGTGGTGGGTTGGCTTCCTAACTTACCCCAAACGCTTGCCCTTGCGCTTGCAGCAAGTGCAAGAGGTATCGTATGGGCTTCGTGTTCTACTGATTTTGGTGTCAATGCCGTACTTGATCGCTTCTCTCAGCTGGAGCCTAAACTGTTGTTCGTCGCCGACCACTACAGTTATCAAGGGAAGCGCTTTTCTTGCGAGCAACAAAGCGTGGCCATCAGCGAAGCAATTCCGAGTTTGCTGAAAACAATCATCGTTCCCTATCCGTCGAACAACCAGCCGTCGCCAACCAGGATTCCAGAGGCGCTGGACTACGACCAATGGACGCAAGCCTTTGCACCAAGAACAATTGATTTCCAAACCCTGCCCTTTGACCATCCACTCTATGTGCTTTTCTCTTCCGGCACGACCGGCAAACCCAAAGGGATCATCCATGGAGCCGGAGGAACGCTTATACAGCACCTAAAAGAACATCAGTTTCATACGAACATTACGCGAGATACACGTGTTTTTTATTTCACGACATGCGGTTGGATGATGTGGAATTGGCTGATTTCGGCCTTAGCCAGTGAGGCTTGCATCATCCTTTATGATGGCTCTCCAGTATACCCTCGCACTTCAAGACTCTTTGATCTCATCGACCGACACCGCATTAATGTCTTTGGTGTATCCGCCAAGTATCTAGACATGTTGAAGAAACAGGACCTATCACCAAGACAAAGCCATACGCTAAGCAGTCTTGAAACCGTGCTTTCGACTGGGTCTCCCTTAAGTGCGGAAGGGTTTGACTTCGTTTATTCTCAGGTAAAAGAATCCGTGCAACTCTCTTCCATCTCTGGCGGAACAGACATCGTATCGTGCTTCGTCCTTGGAAACCCTGCGCTGCCAGTCTATCGAGGCGAAATACAATGCAAAGGTCTTGGTATGGATGTTGCTGTGTTTTCCGAGAGTGGTGAGGCTGTTGTTGCAGAGACAGGCGAGCTGGTATGCCGAAAAGCGTTTCCATCGATGCCTTTGGGCTTCTGGAACGATCCAGAGCAAACGCGTTATAAAGAAGCTTATTTTTCGAAGTTCGAAGGGATCTGGCATCACGGCGATTTTGCAGAAATCAGTGAACATCAAGGAATCATCATTCATGGCCGCTCCGATACGACTTTAAATCCAGGCGGCGTACGCATCGGAACGGCTGAAATCTACCGACAAGTCGAGCAGTTGGATGAAATCTCCGAAGCAGTTGTGATCGGGCACAAACACGCTGGAGACGAGCGTATCGTATTGTTCGTTCGGCTTCGTCCGGGACTTCAGCTCGACAGAGCCCTTTGTGAGAATATCAAATCCATCGTCCGCAACGGTGCTAGCCCTCGACACGTTCCGCAATTCATCCTGCAAGTCACCGATATTCCCAGAACAAAGAGCGGCAAAATCAGCGAAATGGCCGTTCGGGCTGCTGCGCATGGACAAAGCTTGAAAAACCTCCATGCCCTAGCCAATCCCGAAGCACTTGAGCATCCAAGAACCGGGCTGAACTTAAATCCTAGAGCCCGAGAAAGCTTGAACTTTGGGCGATTGACCGCATTCGTCGTCCTTGAATATACTTGCTCCTGTCCTGCACCCACCGCACTTCGCTCGAGTCGTTGCGCAGCGCCTCTATGCAATTAA
- a CDS encoding MotA/TolQ/ExbB proton channel family protein, which translates to MNIQERMTAFAMLGAGWVMWFLVGLSVICVAIVIERAFFFWGSRENLSSLKQDLFRFLKERDLQGARARLEASRSFEARIVTAGLNSSEDGADSAEERMAGESSFAKLQMERYLAFLGTVGNNAPFVGLLGTVIGVIRAFQSLEQTAGQVSEGLMSEIGEALVATAIGILVALPAVAFFNLFQRVVKSRLAQADSLGREVLAYLRSKTRLIPRSKIWAQQTTTMMMS; encoded by the coding sequence ATGAATATTCAAGAACGAATGACTGCTTTTGCCATGCTCGGCGCAGGTTGGGTGATGTGGTTTTTGGTCGGACTTTCCGTCATCTGCGTCGCCATTGTGATCGAACGAGCGTTCTTTTTTTGGGGCAGTCGAGAGAATCTTTCTTCTCTCAAGCAAGACCTGTTCCGTTTTCTTAAGGAACGCGACCTGCAAGGAGCGCGAGCACGGCTGGAGGCATCACGCTCTTTTGAAGCGCGCATTGTAACGGCAGGACTGAACTCTTCAGAGGATGGCGCAGATTCCGCCGAAGAACGCATGGCCGGCGAATCATCCTTTGCCAAACTACAGATGGAACGCTACTTGGCCTTTTTGGGTACAGTAGGTAACAACGCTCCATTTGTTGGGCTTTTGGGAACTGTGATTGGTGTTATTCGAGCGTTCCAGTCGCTTGAGCAAACCGCAGGACAAGTCTCTGAAGGCCTTATGTCCGAGATTGGTGAAGCACTTGTTGCAACAGCTATTGGTATCTTAGTGGCCCTGCCTGCGGTCGCATTTTTCAACCTTTTCCAACGTGTTGTTAAAAGCCGCCTTGCTCAGGCCGACTCCCTGGGACGCGAAGTCCTTGCCTACTTGCGGTCAAAAACCCGCCTCATCCCGCGGAGTAAGATATGGGCGCAGCAAACAACAACAATGATGATGAGCTAA
- a CDS encoding energy transducer TonB: protein MEEHHSVVPIEFEAMPLGDSDIDDPGGPEEEKDEIEPEPQPSPAARSVPETLAAAETQTLTAAEGSDSTEIIDLESVVLSNAESSDPKAIPSVGSGKPKTRTGSGEGSGSGQTFGSPDGIVSVSNLARKPAPPSDIQNTLERNYPKQAQRLGIEGTARLKLRINPDGRPSNFKVLSQTGSHGFAEACSKTLSEGRWQPPLDKNGKAVATEISFTCVFEIRY from the coding sequence ATGGAGGAACACCATTCTGTGGTGCCCATTGAATTCGAGGCCATGCCTCTGGGCGACAGTGATATTGACGATCCCGGCGGACCGGAAGAAGAAAAAGACGAGATAGAACCGGAGCCACAGCCTTCACCTGCAGCGCGCAGCGTCCCTGAGACACTTGCGGCCGCTGAAACACAGACGCTTACTGCAGCTGAGGGCAGCGATTCAACAGAGATCATCGACCTTGAATCCGTCGTGCTGAGCAATGCCGAAAGCAGTGATCCGAAGGCCATACCCAGCGTCGGGTCGGGCAAGCCCAAAACCCGCACTGGCAGCGGCGAAGGCTCAGGCAGCGGACAAACTTTCGGTAGCCCCGACGGTATCGTTTCGGTTTCCAACTTGGCACGAAAACCTGCTCCGCCAAGTGATATACAAAACACACTTGAGCGAAACTATCCGAAACAGGCTCAGCGCCTTGGTATTGAGGGCACGGCACGTCTAAAACTTCGCATCAACCCTGATGGCCGACCTTCTAACTTCAAAGTTCTTTCGCAAACCGGCAGCCATGGTTTTGCAGAGGCATGCAGCAAGACATTGTCCGAAGGACGATGGCAGCCTCCGCTCGATAAAAACGGCAAAGCCGTTGCCACCGAAATAAGCTTCACCTGCGTCTTTGAAATACGTTATTGA
- a CDS encoding biopolymer transporter ExbD — protein sequence MGAANNNNDDELITAINVTPLVDIVLVLLIILMVTASYIVSQTIPMELPAAKTGEAVMDNQLALSIDAGGKYYVDGKEVDEAGLRAAARTLVASTKQPRAIIAAAGSTTHARVVSAIDILRQEKVSKFAINVRPEDLSD from the coding sequence ATGGGCGCAGCAAACAACAACAATGATGATGAGCTAATCACAGCAATCAACGTCACGCCTTTGGTCGACATTGTGCTTGTCTTGCTCATCATCCTTATGGTCACCGCCAGTTATATCGTTTCACAAACAATTCCCATGGAATTGCCCGCGGCCAAAACCGGCGAAGCCGTCATGGACAACCAGCTTGCTCTTTCGATCGACGCTGGCGGAAAATACTATGTGGATGGCAAAGAAGTCGATGAAGCAGGCTTACGTGCAGCAGCTCGCACTCTTGTGGCAAGCACGAAACAACCACGCGCAATCATCGCAGCAGCTGGGAGCACGACGCACGCACGAGTGGTTTCAGCCATCGACATTCTTAGGCAAGAAAAAGTCTCTAAATTTGCCATCAATGTTCGCCCGGAAGATCTCTCGGACTGA
- a CDS encoding energy transducer TonB has translation MGGLGSLAKAGGADATKQQGEGGAIVERKIKGSANVGGGGDVGGSGDFDSSLVVKMIRQRLGAIKACYERELKRNPSLSGKVTVEFTIQQSGSVSGAKSVENSTGDAAVAGCVVSAVQRFRFNPGPEGGSVTFRYPFVFEPQN, from the coding sequence GTGGGCGGCTTAGGATCGCTTGCCAAGGCCGGCGGCGCTGATGCGACTAAGCAGCAGGGCGAGGGCGGTGCGATCGTCGAGCGAAAAATTAAAGGCAGCGCAAATGTCGGCGGCGGTGGCGATGTTGGCGGTAGCGGAGATTTCGATTCTTCCCTGGTCGTGAAAATGATTCGACAGCGACTTGGAGCCATTAAAGCCTGCTACGAGCGTGAGCTGAAACGCAATCCGTCCTTAAGTGGAAAAGTGACTGTTGAATTTACGATTCAGCAGAGCGGTAGTGTTTCCGGAGCGAAATCCGTGGAAAACTCGACCGGAGATGCAGCTGTAGCCGGTTGTGTGGTCAGTGCCGTACAACGGTTTCGCTTTAACCCAGGGCCCGAAGGTGGAAGTGTAACCTTCCGTTATCCTTTCGTTTTCGAGCCACAGAACTGA
- a CDS encoding tetratricopeptide repeat protein, whose protein sequence is MRAELYSSQERLADAMQHYRKAIEQRPDYIQAHIELGVRLLAGGNYAEALTHLEQANALSPPRAEIYLNLGDAYRANKQWQKAIDFLGRALQLDSELEEAHYNLGLLYMSVGTELPNMNELQVLEKAVKEFGSYRSMKGGQLRRDDPSTAYLEDLNRQIERAKRRIEREARNKAQPAAEPAKEGSDAQ, encoded by the coding sequence TTGAGAGCCGAACTTTACAGCTCGCAGGAACGTCTCGCCGATGCAATGCAGCACTATCGCAAGGCTATTGAGCAGCGACCTGATTATATTCAAGCACACATCGAACTAGGGGTTCGGCTTCTGGCGGGTGGAAACTACGCTGAAGCTTTGACGCATTTGGAGCAAGCGAACGCTTTAAGTCCACCTCGTGCTGAGATTTACCTCAATCTGGGCGATGCCTATCGAGCGAACAAACAGTGGCAAAAGGCTATTGATTTCCTTGGCCGAGCGCTTCAGCTCGACAGCGAGCTTGAAGAAGCGCATTATAATTTAGGATTGCTTTACATGAGTGTTGGCACGGAGCTTCCGAACATGAACGAACTTCAAGTCTTGGAAAAAGCCGTTAAAGAATTTGGTAGTTATCGGTCAATGAAGGGCGGGCAACTACGCCGCGATGATCCGTCGACTGCCTATCTCGAAGATCTAAATCGTCAAATCGAAAGAGCCAAGCGACGCATAGAGCGTGAAGCGCGAAACAAAGCTCAGCCAGCTGCAGAGCCTGCAAAAGAGGGTAGCGATGCGCAATAG
- a CDS encoding ATP-dependent RecD-like DNA helicase, with the protein MPFEKDNTARDHLRGVVEQQLFQSKDSNFVVLKIRTEAKGELVSVTGPLEALSVGETVELHGSWHEHPRFGRGFTAKHYRPIPPTTEEGIIRFLGSGLIPGLGPSLAARIVKKFGKETLHIIATQSPRLRDVSGIGKKRAQQIAEAVRDRQQQAETLSFLHSVGIGPLTARKILKRYGEETSEQLQKNPYELARTVAGIGFRTADRIGLSVGIEKDDLRRIEAAVVHLLREATSDGHVFLEKDVLGRMIVSLDIDAGLLEEGLKRGTQSGSLWVEQTRVYLQTLYRAEERLAKNLAAFNVDRVLSEEERVALKRIESDYPELTEEQKQASRDSFTRQLIILTGGPGTGKTTAVRALVEVHQKAKHRVLLCAPTGRAAKRLTQSTAFEASTVHRLLEWNPSAASFTRTENNPVECDLLLVDETSMLDLLLADQLLAAVPKHATVVFVGDINQLPPVGAGDVLASIMATETVKTICLQRIFRQAEKSAIVRAAHAILSNRLPQNTPENTKGPADFFHIDTEGADSSKALLPKVLQRMEESYGLDLKTDVQVLTAVHKGKLGTEQLNAMLQPLINPSAKPYKPARIQTHDKILQLRNDYEHNIFNGDIGKVLSVKPDSYELRFDQGDLSLPRRNSDDLALAYACTIHKAQGSEFPGVLIMIDPSFHIMLNRALIYTAITRATRLCVIVGPQIALKRAIANHKHQQRNSWLAERFVCARQQDSDKTKR; encoded by the coding sequence TTGCCATTTGAAAAAGATAACACTGCGCGTGATCATTTGCGCGGAGTGGTCGAACAACAGCTCTTCCAAAGCAAGGACTCAAATTTTGTCGTGTTAAAAATACGTACCGAAGCAAAAGGCGAACTTGTGTCCGTAACCGGTCCCTTGGAAGCCTTGTCGGTTGGCGAAACGGTTGAACTCCACGGCTCATGGCACGAGCATCCACGTTTCGGGCGAGGTTTTACCGCCAAGCACTATCGCCCCATTCCTCCTACGACCGAAGAAGGGATCATTCGATTTCTTGGCTCAGGTCTTATTCCGGGGCTGGGACCTTCGCTGGCAGCCCGTATTGTTAAAAAGTTTGGCAAAGAAACACTCCATATCATTGCCACACAATCACCTCGTTTGCGCGACGTCTCGGGCATCGGCAAAAAACGAGCACAGCAAATTGCGGAGGCCGTACGAGACAGACAACAGCAAGCCGAGACTTTGTCATTTTTGCACAGCGTGGGGATTGGGCCTTTGACAGCTCGAAAAATCCTTAAACGCTACGGCGAAGAAACAAGCGAACAGCTGCAGAAGAATCCCTACGAGCTCGCGCGCACCGTCGCAGGCATAGGGTTTCGAACCGCAGATAGGATTGGCCTTAGTGTCGGCATCGAAAAAGATGACCTACGTCGCATTGAAGCGGCCGTAGTACACCTTTTGAGAGAAGCTACATCGGATGGCCACGTCTTTCTTGAAAAAGATGTGTTGGGCCGGATGATAGTCAGCTTAGACATCGATGCTGGCTTACTGGAGGAAGGTCTGAAGCGAGGCACCCAAAGCGGCAGCTTGTGGGTTGAGCAAACACGAGTCTACCTTCAAACGCTTTATCGCGCTGAAGAGCGACTCGCCAAAAACCTTGCAGCGTTCAACGTTGACCGAGTTCTTTCCGAAGAAGAACGCGTTGCACTGAAAAGGATAGAAAGCGACTATCCCGAACTCACTGAAGAGCAGAAACAAGCAAGCCGAGACAGTTTCACGCGCCAACTTATCATTCTTACAGGAGGCCCCGGTACCGGAAAGACCACGGCCGTGCGCGCCCTAGTCGAAGTGCATCAAAAGGCGAAGCATCGCGTGCTTTTATGTGCTCCCACTGGGCGAGCAGCCAAGCGACTCACGCAAAGCACTGCCTTTGAGGCGAGCACCGTTCATCGATTGCTCGAGTGGAACCCCTCTGCAGCAAGTTTTACTCGCACCGAAAACAACCCGGTTGAGTGTGACCTGTTGCTGGTTGATGAGACATCCATGCTTGATTTGTTGCTTGCCGATCAGCTTCTTGCCGCAGTACCGAAGCACGCAACGGTTGTATTTGTTGGTGACATCAATCAGCTTCCTCCTGTAGGAGCCGGCGACGTTCTGGCTTCGATCATGGCTACGGAAACCGTAAAAACTATTTGTTTGCAGCGAATTTTTAGGCAAGCTGAAAAAAGCGCGATTGTGCGAGCTGCACACGCCATTCTTTCAAACAGGCTTCCTCAAAACACACCAGAAAACACGAAAGGTCCGGCGGATTTTTTCCATATCGATACCGAAGGTGCCGATAGCAGCAAAGCCTTATTGCCCAAGGTGCTGCAACGCATGGAGGAGAGTTACGGGCTGGACCTAAAAACCGACGTGCAGGTGCTTACCGCTGTGCACAAAGGAAAACTGGGAACAGAGCAACTCAACGCGATGCTGCAGCCCTTAATCAACCCTTCTGCGAAACCTTACAAACCTGCGCGCATTCAAACTCACGACAAGATCTTGCAGCTTCGTAATGACTACGAGCACAATATATTCAACGGAGACATCGGCAAAGTTCTAAGTGTTAAACCGGATAGCTATGAGCTACGCTTCGATCAAGGCGACCTTTCATTGCCACGTCGCAATAGTGACGACCTCGCGCTTGCTTACGCCTGCACAATTCACAAAGCCCAAGGAAGCGAATTTCCTGGGGTATTAATCATGATCGATCCCAGTTTTCACATCATGTTGAACCGAGCTCTAATTTACACGGCCATTACCCGCGCAACTCGGCTATGTGTGATTGTCGGACCGCAGATAGCCCTCAAGCGCGCCATCGCGAATCACAAACATCAGCAACGTAACTCATGGCTAGCAGAACGCTTTGTTTGCGCCCGGCAACAGGATAGCGACAAAACGAAGCGCTAG